A part of Crassostrea angulata isolate pt1a10 chromosome 5, ASM2561291v2, whole genome shotgun sequence genomic DNA contains:
- the LOC128183919 gene encoding uncharacterized protein LOC128183919 yields MPLPDSILEKLEEIKSDLSDLRRQDVDLMKQLISISETIQKLNKSKFPPDHHVISRTFVTKVNGKKGYVGVNIVPPESLTESEAPLLRRQSAPNIVPYHLKSVSISSVEDYYTSDEEFGNSINSISDINSLSTNPNHLLARRPYLSARRFSDIVTNFPIVHSSSDSEYEQILLRNIKLWKDGQLENDSVFV; encoded by the exons ATGCCTCTTCCTGACTCAATATTAGAAAAACTGGAGGAAATTAAATCAGACCTT TCAGATCTTCGTCGCCAGGATGTCGATTTGATGAAGCAGTTGATCTCTATCAGTGAAACCATACAGAAACTGAACAAGTCAAAGTTCCCGCCTGATCATCACGTGATCTCTCGGACCTTTGTTACCAAAGTCAATGGGAAGAAAGGCTATGTCG GGGTAAATATCGTTCCACCTGAGTCCCTCACAGAATCCGAGGCTCCTTTGCTCCGTCGTCAGAGTGCCCCAAACATCGTCCCCTACCATCTCAAAAGCGTGTCAATCTCTAGCGTAGAAG ATTACTATACGTCAGATGAGGAATTTGGAAACTCTATAAACTCTATAAGTGATATCAATTCATTGTCAACCAACCCAAACCACTTGTTGGCTCGCAGGCCGTACCTGTCCGCGCGGAGGTTTTCGGACATTGTGACAAATTTCCCGATTGTCCACAGTTCCAGTGATTCTGAATATGAGCAGATCTTGCTGCGGAACATTAAACTCTGGAAGGATGGCCAGCTAGAGAACGATTCCGTGTTTGTGtga